From Salinicoccus roseus, one genomic window encodes:
- a CDS encoding CsbD family protein, whose product MADDTSKKDKLMGKAKKAAGDLMNDEKTKEEGKRQETEGKVKDAANDVKDKATDAFNDRK is encoded by the coding sequence ATGGCTGACGATACAAGCAAAAAAGACAAGCTGATGGGCAAGGCAAAGAAAGCTGCAGGCGACTTGATGAATGATGAGAAGACGAAAGAAGAAGGCAAACGTCAGGAAACGGAAGGCAAAGTGAAAGATGCTGCCAACGACGTCAAAGATAAAGCCACCGATGCCTTCAACGACAGAAAATAG
- a CDS encoding cupin domain-containing protein yields MEKKSAVTAQEFNEERFTKVNVFKKDNSTMFVLNFMPGQKLPEHNHPGHELYLHVARGTGRFTVDDETSGVAEGDVIHIGSEEKISFENDGTEPASIYVTMTRLPKQH; encoded by the coding sequence ATGGAGAAAAAATCTGCTGTCACTGCACAGGAATTCAATGAAGAGAGATTCACAAAGGTGAATGTCTTCAAAAAAGACAACAGTACGATGTTCGTCCTGAACTTTATGCCGGGGCAGAAGCTGCCTGAACACAATCATCCCGGCCACGAACTCTATTTGCATGTGGCCCGCGGCACAGGGCGGTTTACAGTGGACGACGAGACCAGTGGCGTTGCTGAAGGGGATGTCATCCATATTGGTTCTGAAGAAAAGATCAGTTTCGAAAATGATGGTACGGAGCCGGCATCCATCTATGTGACGATGACGCGCCTCCCCAAACAGCACTGA